In Halogranum gelatinilyticum, the DNA window AGAGGACTCGGTTCCGTTCGGGTCGCTCTCCGACTCCTCCGCACGCCGACGGTTCCCGTCCGCGAGTTGATGGAGGGGACCGACCGACAGATGACGCTCTCGGGAACGGCGCGGCCGACGGGGGAAGACGAGCCACTCGCCGGTCCCTTTTCCGGCCGCCCCGCGTTCGTCGTCGGCTACGAGGTGAAAGAGGAGCGTTCCAGCTACAACGCCTCGACGAAGACCAGCCAGCGGACGTGGGAGACGGTCGATTCGGGCTGGGCTGGCGTCCCCTTCGTCCTCGAAGACGAGACGGGGCGCGTCCGCGTCGACCCGGCGACGGCCACTTTCGAGGTCAGTCTCGACGAGTCGACCCGCGTCGCCGGCGGCCGAAGCCCCCCGGACCGCATCCGGACGTTCATCGAGGTCAACGAGCGCGTCGACGACGAGAGCCACGGCTTCGACGTCGGTCCCCTTCGCTTCCCGACGGGTCGCGACCGCAAGTACGTCGAATACCGCATCGAAGCCGGTGACGCGGTGTCGGTCCTCGGCACGCCCCGTCGCGCTCGCGGCGACGTCGGCGAGGTGAACGCCGTCGTCGACGGTGGCGACCCGTTCGTCGTCGTCGACGGCAGTCCGCGGTCGGCCACGTGGCGGCTCGCGCTCGGTTCGCTCGTGCCGCTCCTCGTCGGGGGCGTCTTCGCCGCCATCGGGCTGGTCTGGCTCGTCGGCGGTTTTCTGCCGTTTCTGCTGCCCTGACCGGACCCCGACACGCCTAACTACCTCTCTGTTGTTGTCGAAACTATGTCGAACGAAGAGACGGACGAAGACGACCAGGCCTACGCCGGGACGGCGGAGGGGCAGGGTCCCGTCAAGATCACAGAAGAGATCGACCGCCACTTGGCGAACAAACGCGAGGAGCTGTTCGAGGAGTTCGAGATCCGCGACAAGTTCCCGTCGGCCGTCCTCCAAGAGGCCGAAGAGCGCACCGAGGGCGTCCACCAGGAGATTCAGGACGAACTGGACCACCGCCAGGACCTTCGGGACCTGACGACGTGGACGACCGACCCCGTCGACGCCCAGGACTTCGACGACGCCATCAGCATCGCCGAAGAGGAGGAACATTACCGGCTGTGGGTCCACATCGCCGACGTGACCCACTACGTCCACCCCGGCTCGGAGATGTGGGCCGAGGCGGTCCAGCGCGGCAACACGGTCTATCTCCCCGGCTACACTATCCATATGCTGCCGCCCGCGCTCGCCGAGACGGTCTGTTCTCTCGTCCCCAACGAGGACCGACTGGCGCACACGGTGGAGATGGCGATCAAGAAGGACACCCTCTCGTTCGAGAACATCGAGATCTACAAGTCCGTCATCCACTCGAACGAACGGCTCACCTACACGCAGTGTGAGAACCGGCTCGACGACCCCGACGCCCCGCTGCACGAGGAGAACAGCCTCGTCTACGACCTCGCCGACCAGCTCCACGAACAGCGCAAGGAGGACGGCTCGCTCGTGCTCAACCCGAGCCGCGACCGCGCACACACCATCATCGAGGAGTGTATGCTGAAGGCGAACAAGGCCGTCACGCACGAGCTGATGTGGAACCGCGGCGTCGAGGCGATGTACCGCGTCCACCCCCAGCCGACGCCCGACCAGTGGGACAAAGCCCTCAAAGAGATCGCCGAACTCGACGGCATCAACATGTCCGGGGCGGCGTGGGACGACCCCCGGAAGGCGGTCAACCAAGCCCTCGAAAGCGCGAGCGGCAAGAACCTCAACAAGGTCCAGCGGTCGGTGCTGCGGGTGATGCCCCGAGCGAAGTACATGAACGACCCCTTCGGCGGCCACTACGCGCTCAACTTCGACATCTACGGCCACTTCACCTCGCCCATCCGGCGGCTGTCGGACCTCATCAACCACTGGATCGTCCACGAGAACGACGTGCCGGAGGATCTCATCGCGCTCTGTGACCGCGCCTCCGACAAGCAGAAGGACGCCGAGACGGCCGAACGGCTCTACAAGCAGTTCATGGAGGAGATCGGTCTCAACCCCTACGACGTCAACAACCGCGGCGTCGAAGTCGTCGACGACGACGAGATCGACGACGACATCGAATACTGAACGGAGTCCGTCGGGGCTGCCCCGGCGTCTCTCGGTCACTCAAAGCCCTCTTTGTGTCTACAGAAGGCGTTTACCCCGTTCGCCCGCAGAGAGAGCTATGTCCCCCGACAGACGCGACTTTCTCGCCCTCTCGACCGCGCTGGCCACCAGCGGTCTCCTCGGTGGCTGTCTCGGCTCACCCCTCGGCAACGACACGGTCCCAGTCGACACCGTCGAGAGCGACAGCACACCGGTCAGGCCCGCCGACGTCGACGCCGACACCCTCGAGACGCTCGTCGCCGACGCCACCGACTTCGCGTTCGATCTCCACGGGTCGCTCGTCGACGCGGACCCGAACACCAACCGGTTCATCTCGCCCTACAGCGTCTCCGTCGCGCTGGCGATGACCTACGCCGGCGCACGCGGCGAGACCCGCGAGCAGATGGGTCAGACGCTCCGCTTCTCGCTGCCACGAGAAGAACTACACCCGGCGTTCCACACGCTTCGAGGACGTGTGAACGGGAGTGACGACGCAGCGGACGACGGCTCGGACACTGACGACGACGAGCCTCGTCCCT includes these proteins:
- a CDS encoding RNB domain-containing ribonuclease produces the protein MSNEETDEDDQAYAGTAEGQGPVKITEEIDRHLANKREELFEEFEIRDKFPSAVLQEAEERTEGVHQEIQDELDHRQDLRDLTTWTTDPVDAQDFDDAISIAEEEEHYRLWVHIADVTHYVHPGSEMWAEAVQRGNTVYLPGYTIHMLPPALAETVCSLVPNEDRLAHTVEMAIKKDTLSFENIEIYKSVIHSNERLTYTQCENRLDDPDAPLHEENSLVYDLADQLHEQRKEDGSLVLNPSRDRAHTIIEECMLKANKAVTHELMWNRGVEAMYRVHPQPTPDQWDKALKEIAELDGINMSGAAWDDPRKAVNQALESASGKNLNKVQRSVLRVMPRAKYMNDPFGGHYALNFDIYGHFTSPIRRLSDLINHWIVHENDVPEDLIALCDRASDKQKDAETAERLYKQFMEEIGLNPYDVNNRGVEVVDDDEIDDDIEY
- a CDS encoding GIDE domain-containing protein, producing the protein MQFAPPTLVIPTLPPTQLVPFLGVGTFVALAFVLIGGYIATRGLGSVRVALRLLRTPTVPVRELMEGTDRQMTLSGTARPTGEDEPLAGPFSGRPAFVVGYEVKEERSSYNASTKTSQRTWETVDSGWAGVPFVLEDETGRVRVDPATATFEVSLDESTRVAGGRSPPDRIRTFIEVNERVDDESHGFDVGPLRFPTGRDRKYVEYRIEAGDAVSVLGTPRRARGDVGEVNAVVDGGDPFVVVDGSPRSATWRLALGSLVPLLVGGVFAAIGLVWLVGGFLPFLLP